One genomic region from Cydia amplana chromosome Z, ilCydAmpl1.1, whole genome shotgun sequence encodes:
- the LOC134660759 gene encoding zinc finger protein 883-like isoform X1, with product MLKCAHCDKKFKYESERKRHQESHFPQFSCKVCAKKFSFLSALRRHQKQHERKGSVRCNDCGGCFRDDNLLKRHMKYAHKGNYSCPDCAATFSSEQALRTHSKTHKPESERRFRCAFAGCKKRFNFPHHLKHHELTHTNAKQHFCYVCEKGFIQSHHLKTHLKSHHPENWLYCLIPDCKRKFTTKHELKKHMSTHNKYVDVNCTDTKLDSGISSDSSPANDIHGKNDTREKVECITCGKLITRLHYLHHTLECTTAPQELTTRNSLEDVFIHHSDPKPQNSSDSTYQETSGTYADIAKEGINEISNNATTGPKAHFAANYDDNARTECAGCRCLDGRAPPSHAIDKTSTKSDTSKLNNMPELEYRKDGIIKIKETFDADIIIVNKVPAEKESNGKIEPIDLRDVPYNSCKAVLGNCIVSADGSVGEGCLCAKMLVDEQVSSQEIEELTPNPYALWV from the exons ATGTTGAAGTGCGCTCATTGCGATAAAAAGTTCAAATACGAGAGTGAGCGGAAGAGACACCAGGAAAGTCATTTCCCCCAGTTTAGTTGTAAAGTGTGTGCAAAAAAATTTAGCTTTTT gTCAGCATTGCGAAGGCATCAAAAACAACATGAGAGGAAGGGGTCTGTGCGATGCAATGATTGTGGGGGCTGCTTCCGCGACGATAACTTACTTAAGAGACACATGAAGTATGCACATAAAGGCAA CTACAGCTGCCCAGATTGTGCGGCGACTTTCAGCAGCGAGCAGGCGCTGCGCACACACTCCAAGACCCACAAACCCGAGTCGGAGCGAAGGTTCCGCTGCGCGTTCGCCGGGTGTAAGAAGAGGTTCAACTTCCCCCATCACTTGAAACATCACGAGCTGACCCACACCAATGCTAAGCAGCACTTTTGTTATGTCTGTGAGAAAG GTTTCATTCAGTCTCATCATTTGAAAACTCATCTTAAATCTCACCACCCAGAAAATTggttatattgtttaatacctGATTGCAAAAGAAAATTTACTACAAAACATGAGTTGAAGAAGCATATGTCTACACATAACAAATATGTTGATGTCAATTGTACAG ATACAAAATTAGACAGTGGCATCTCGTCAGATTCTAGTCCAGCAAATGATATTCACGGAAAAAATGACACACGAG AGAAAGTTGAATGTATAACCTGCGGAAAATTAATAACACGCCTTCATTACTTACATCACACTTTGGAATGTACTACGGCACCTCAAGAACTTACTACACGTAACTCATTGGAGGATGTATTTATCCACCATAGTGACCCAAAACCCCAAAACTCCTCGGATAGTACTTATCAGGAAACTTCAGGTACTTATGCGGATATTGCAAAGGAAGGaattaatgaaataagtaataatGCTACTACGGGGCCTAAAGCTCATTTTGCTGCCAATTATGACGACAATGCAAGGACCGAGTGTGCTGGGTGTAGGTGCCTCGATGGTCGAGCTCCGCCTTCCCATGCTATTGACAAAACTTCGACGAAATCAGATACTTCCAAACTTAACAATATGCCAGAATTAGAATATCGAAAAGATGGAATTATCAAAATCAAAGAGACATTTGACGCGGATATCATAATAGTAAACAAAGTACCGGCAGAAAAGGAATCTAACGGGAAAATAGAACCCATTGATTTGAGAGATGTACCTTACAATAGCTGCAAAGCGGTATTAGGAAATTGCATAGTCAGTGCTGACGGGAGTGTCGGAGAGGGGTGTCTTTGTGCAAAAATGCTTGTCGACGAGCAAGTGAGCTCTCAAGAAATAGAAGAGTTGACCCCTAATCCATATGCGTTATGGGTTTGa
- the LOC134660759 gene encoding zinc finger protein 883-like isoform X2 has protein sequence MLKCAHCDKKFKYESERKRHQESHFPQFSCKVCAKKFSFLSALRRHQKQHERKGSVRCNDCGGCFRDDNLLKRHMKYAHKGNYSCPDCAATFSSEQALRTHSKTHKPESERRFRCAFAGCKKRFNFPHHLKHHELTHTNAKQHFCYVCEKGFIQSHHLKTHLKSHHPENWLYCLIPDCKRKFTTKHELKKHMSTHNKYVDVNYTKLDSGISSDSSPANDIHGKNDTREKVECITCGKLITRLHYLHHTLECTTAPQELTTRNSLEDVFIHHSDPKPQNSSDSTYQETSGTYADIAKEGINEISNNATTGPKAHFAANYDDNARTECAGCRCLDGRAPPSHAIDKTSTKSDTSKLNNMPELEYRKDGIIKIKETFDADIIIVNKVPAEKESNGKIEPIDLRDVPYNSCKAVLGNCIVSADGSVGEGCLCAKMLVDEQVSSQEIEELTPNPYALWV, from the exons ATGTTGAAGTGCGCTCATTGCGATAAAAAGTTCAAATACGAGAGTGAGCGGAAGAGACACCAGGAAAGTCATTTCCCCCAGTTTAGTTGTAAAGTGTGTGCAAAAAAATTTAGCTTTTT gTCAGCATTGCGAAGGCATCAAAAACAACATGAGAGGAAGGGGTCTGTGCGATGCAATGATTGTGGGGGCTGCTTCCGCGACGATAACTTACTTAAGAGACACATGAAGTATGCACATAAAGGCAA CTACAGCTGCCCAGATTGTGCGGCGACTTTCAGCAGCGAGCAGGCGCTGCGCACACACTCCAAGACCCACAAACCCGAGTCGGAGCGAAGGTTCCGCTGCGCGTTCGCCGGGTGTAAGAAGAGGTTCAACTTCCCCCATCACTTGAAACATCACGAGCTGACCCACACCAATGCTAAGCAGCACTTTTGTTATGTCTGTGAGAAAG GTTTCATTCAGTCTCATCATTTGAAAACTCATCTTAAATCTCACCACCCAGAAAATTggttatattgtttaatacctGATTGCAAAAGAAAATTTACTACAAAACATGAGTTGAAGAAGCATATGTCTACACATAACAAATATGTTGATGTCAATT ATACAAAATTAGACAGTGGCATCTCGTCAGATTCTAGTCCAGCAAATGATATTCACGGAAAAAATGACACACGAG AGAAAGTTGAATGTATAACCTGCGGAAAATTAATAACACGCCTTCATTACTTACATCACACTTTGGAATGTACTACGGCACCTCAAGAACTTACTACACGTAACTCATTGGAGGATGTATTTATCCACCATAGTGACCCAAAACCCCAAAACTCCTCGGATAGTACTTATCAGGAAACTTCAGGTACTTATGCGGATATTGCAAAGGAAGGaattaatgaaataagtaataatGCTACTACGGGGCCTAAAGCTCATTTTGCTGCCAATTATGACGACAATGCAAGGACCGAGTGTGCTGGGTGTAGGTGCCTCGATGGTCGAGCTCCGCCTTCCCATGCTATTGACAAAACTTCGACGAAATCAGATACTTCCAAACTTAACAATATGCCAGAATTAGAATATCGAAAAGATGGAATTATCAAAATCAAAGAGACATTTGACGCGGATATCATAATAGTAAACAAAGTACCGGCAGAAAAGGAATCTAACGGGAAAATAGAACCCATTGATTTGAGAGATGTACCTTACAATAGCTGCAAAGCGGTATTAGGAAATTGCATAGTCAGTGCTGACGGGAGTGTCGGAGAGGGGTGTCTTTGTGCAAAAATGCTTGTCGACGAGCAAGTGAGCTCTCAAGAAATAGAAGAGTTGACCCCTAATCCATATGCGTTATGGGTTTGa
- the LOC134660759 gene encoding oocyte zinc finger protein XlCOF6-like isoform X3: MKYAHKGNYSCPDCAATFSSEQALRTHSKTHKPESERRFRCAFAGCKKRFNFPHHLKHHELTHTNAKQHFCYVCEKGFIQSHHLKTHLKSHHPENWLYCLIPDCKRKFTTKHELKKHMSTHNKYVDVNCTDTKLDSGISSDSSPANDIHGKNDTREKVECITCGKLITRLHYLHHTLECTTAPQELTTRNSLEDVFIHHSDPKPQNSSDSTYQETSGTYADIAKEGINEISNNATTGPKAHFAANYDDNARTECAGCRCLDGRAPPSHAIDKTSTKSDTSKLNNMPELEYRKDGIIKIKETFDADIIIVNKVPAEKESNGKIEPIDLRDVPYNSCKAVLGNCIVSADGSVGEGCLCAKMLVDEQVSSQEIEELTPNPYALWV; the protein is encoded by the exons ATGAAGTATGCACATAAAGGCAA CTACAGCTGCCCAGATTGTGCGGCGACTTTCAGCAGCGAGCAGGCGCTGCGCACACACTCCAAGACCCACAAACCCGAGTCGGAGCGAAGGTTCCGCTGCGCGTTCGCCGGGTGTAAGAAGAGGTTCAACTTCCCCCATCACTTGAAACATCACGAGCTGACCCACACCAATGCTAAGCAGCACTTTTGTTATGTCTGTGAGAAAG GTTTCATTCAGTCTCATCATTTGAAAACTCATCTTAAATCTCACCACCCAGAAAATTggttatattgtttaatacctGATTGCAAAAGAAAATTTACTACAAAACATGAGTTGAAGAAGCATATGTCTACACATAACAAATATGTTGATGTCAATTGTACAG ATACAAAATTAGACAGTGGCATCTCGTCAGATTCTAGTCCAGCAAATGATATTCACGGAAAAAATGACACACGAG AGAAAGTTGAATGTATAACCTGCGGAAAATTAATAACACGCCTTCATTACTTACATCACACTTTGGAATGTACTACGGCACCTCAAGAACTTACTACACGTAACTCATTGGAGGATGTATTTATCCACCATAGTGACCCAAAACCCCAAAACTCCTCGGATAGTACTTATCAGGAAACTTCAGGTACTTATGCGGATATTGCAAAGGAAGGaattaatgaaataagtaataatGCTACTACGGGGCCTAAAGCTCATTTTGCTGCCAATTATGACGACAATGCAAGGACCGAGTGTGCTGGGTGTAGGTGCCTCGATGGTCGAGCTCCGCCTTCCCATGCTATTGACAAAACTTCGACGAAATCAGATACTTCCAAACTTAACAATATGCCAGAATTAGAATATCGAAAAGATGGAATTATCAAAATCAAAGAGACATTTGACGCGGATATCATAATAGTAAACAAAGTACCGGCAGAAAAGGAATCTAACGGGAAAATAGAACCCATTGATTTGAGAGATGTACCTTACAATAGCTGCAAAGCGGTATTAGGAAATTGCATAGTCAGTGCTGACGGGAGTGTCGGAGAGGGGTGTCTTTGTGCAAAAATGCTTGTCGACGAGCAAGTGAGCTCTCAAGAAATAGAAGAGTTGACCCCTAATCCATATGCGTTATGGGTTTGa
- the LOC134660644 gene encoding uncharacterized protein LOC134660644, which yields MDSHSRSASPGAPARPQHRPPSPPTPPAAGVDNSAFQPDDPNHNDSFASNHTHQNGHTKELNGDTKTLEAVNLELINLQPRNGNTKKKDVEVDMNVTNPYDEYFVPVNEHRKYMRGEKLYVTADKRGEKGGCKRPLCWTLLGLVVAAVVALIALAATGVLFTNSPTPVEQYNASVSSARALGGIGHASHRDHDHHHNHGHDHDHAHHDDQTLDAENPDDPQQVGHSHDETTTHGSDEEYDQPEVENNNDFSMYVPKVIEGELKLDSEEIPAALYDPGSNEYKQFTEDFTQALKEALLGVDSMNDGNDDIVIEFMMLRKESGIIMYRIHWKSALNNEPNNELGPNELKADLEKYLVRHNRMINLYHVAKDGIKARRVLNLCQINKNNCEYGCEFDESTLDFTCTCPQNQMLDITNPHRCISTDEPNLSDDETHKPNNAFANSDSDHTTTNINIETNIHNTRHSDGNVFDWKETHTVMLETTTATDPDLKFSHIFGRENNAEDEQITANMDSSTENKDTSKPASQAEHEPSAVPEPEPTSEPEPTSEPSPEPSSEPSPEPSPEPSPEPSPEPSPEPSPEPSPEPSSEPSPEPSPEPSSEPEAEQSSESESESSEPEANQHLEVSPKLMAEPEPEPTSVPEPESSSEQASQTKSEIAPKPTTEPEPEVSSQPKLSKTEGSLEPKAVVELETSPVSELNKTSLYFEEDYTSELRTTPEPIAVPKPDLEVKIDTGLVSKPKDEHETVKDSNDSMNDLTTESKIVSNSITEPNHIVKQGQGEESEAKEESVTKSTMLILNYTSIVESKPAPQYETTTKENTEEIATELIFNPNLIYESKAKLNTVESSTENNFEKESETERTKNGGKNLSDESTDVTNVMLSPINVLGEVKINDYDKNVVTTTEPSLETNSELSILKQNKPQENNLHLISSNGDNDWLQYDKIITTTENDNLKDDETKKIHLTDLGATDRPNATDDELSFEYIAKNNEVPSEMGEEETKTTIAPAVHADSENTADFNTNQLSTNQVYSISESENRAETQDVQLEPPKNEEMIEKKHLMESLDTKATHDSQTNGEEPTNEPSDISFDYIINSSSKSIEEQNSTVTEHVTSKATVEQSTTTNDSDWVRVTVSEINYAKTFSKIPEDAETTTVNELEDVINPGMSNEDFEPDYLNNMDKTTTKAPDQFVPMYISHDYDNEELRVKRVNLEAKNNTNLLVTKEPTETSITSDRSETTTVSDYIYRTTEESFLSNSADITSTPKDINKTEPAPVWEESENGIHLLNIESTENNTLRTINQTHMNASTERIPDNTTPVNNFNVTIYEISALDNNTFPTTKHMNSHSSEYDDHETEMNPFLPEIENNKSLVKKLQEGHDLEPTNLNDKQNENNDDHSIPTERQTGAKSNSSENPNVINNYYTTIAPEVMFANSKNEHLNTSNTSDVTNNTNLSHKSVFEKSGSQNEDIQPISTFLIDTEDLGKERTTVSNPIMVKNILENDASNPASADVTQTLSRKKYTDDSTNMELLSVLPLHNETKVPEKNFKSENILELNDIRTLDLTK from the exons AGGGGAGAAGCTGTACGTGACAGCGGACAAGCGTGGCGAGAAGGGCGGCTGCAAGCGGCCGCTCTGCTGGACGCTGCTCGGGCTTGTAGTGGCTGCCGTCGTGGCGCTCATCGCGCTCGCCGCCA CTGGTGTTTTATTTACTAATTCCCCGACACCGGTGGAACAGTACAACGCGTCCGTCAGCTCAGCACGGGCGCTCGGCGGCATTGGGCACGCGTCCCACCGCGACCACGACCATCACCACAATCACGGTCACGACCACGATCACGCACACCACGACGACCAAACTCTGGACGCAGAAAATCCTGACGATCCCCAACAAGTTGGCCACAGTCACGATGAGACAACGACTCACGGAAGTGATGAAGAATACGACCAACCCGAAGTCgaaaataataatgatttttCAATGTATG tgcCTAAAGTAATAGAGGGCGAATTAAAACTAGACAGCGAAGAAATCCCAGCTGCGCTTTACGATCCTGGAAGTAACGAATATAAACAATTTACAGAAGATTTTACGCAAGCACTTAAAGAAGCCCTATTAGGGGTAGACTCGATGAACGACGGCAACGACGACATTGTAATAGAATTTATGATGCTCAG GAAAGAGTCGGGCATCATAATGTACAGAATACATTGGAAATCAGCGCTTAATAACGAGCCAAACAATGAGTTAGGCCCTAATGAACTGAAGGCTGACTTGGAAAAATATCTGGTTAGACACAATAGGATGATAAACCTTTATCATGTCGCTAAAGACGGAATAAAAGCGAGGCGAGTTCTGAATCTCTGtcaaatcaataaaaataattgtgaaTACGGCTGCGAGTTCGATGAAAGTACCTTAGATTTTACATGCACCTGTCCCCAAAATCAAATGCTAGATATCACAAACCCTCACAGGTGTATATCAACCGATGAACCAAATTTGTCGGATGACGAAACTCATAAACCAAATAACGCTTTCGCAAATTCGGATTCAGACCACACCACAACTAACATCAACATCGAAACTAATATACATAACACACGCCATTCAGATGGCAATGTTTTCGACTGGAAAGAAACTCATACTGTGATGTTAGAAACTACCACCGCCACAGATCCAGATCTTAAGTTTTCGCACATATTTGGCCGTGAAAACAATGCTGAGGATGAACAAATCACTGCGAATATGGATTCAAGTACTGAAAATAAAGACACAAGTAAACCTGCCAGCCAAGCAGAGCACGAACCTTCAGCAGTACCAGAACCAGAACCCACATCCGAACCAGAACCTACTTCTGAACCATCGCCTGAACCATCTTCTGAACCATCGCCTGAACCATCGCCTGAACCATCGCCTGAACCATCGCCTGAACCATCGCCTGAACCATCGCCTGAACCATCGCCTGAACCATCTTCTGAACCGTCGCCTGAACCATCGCCTGAACCATCGTCAGAGCCAGAAGCGGAACAATCTTCGGAATCCGAATCCGAATCTTCTGAACCAGAGGCTAATCAACATTTGGAAGTGAGCCCTAAACTTATGGCAGAACCAGAACCTGAGCCGACTTCGGTACCGGAACCGGAATCTTCCTCTGAACAAGCATCTCAAACAAAATCTGAAATTGCACCCAAACCTACGACGGAACCGGAACCGGAAGTTTCTTCCCAGCCAAAACTTTCAAAAACAGAGGGAAGCCTTGAGCCCAAAGCAGTGGTAGAACTTGAAACTTCTCCAGTCTCAGAACTAAATAAGACTTCATTATATTTCGAAGAAGACTATACCTCTGAACTAAGAACAACACCAGAACCAATTGCAGTACCTAAACCAGATCTCGAAGTAAAAATAGACACGGGACTAGTTTCTAAACCAAAAGATGAACATGAAACAGTAAAAGACAGTAATGACAGTATGAATGATCTCACAACAGAATCTAAGATAGTTTCAAATTCTATAACTGAACCAAACCATATCGTAAAGCAGGGACAAGGTGAAGAATCAGAAGCAAAAGAAGAAAGTGTAACTAAGTCCACAAtgctaatattaaattatacttCAATAGTTGAATCTAAGCCAGCACCACAATACGAAACTACGACAAAGGAAAATACAGAAGAAATAGCGACTGAATTAATATTTAACCCTAATTTGATATATGAATCTAAAGCAAAATTAAATACGGTGGAAAGTAGCACagaaaacaattttgaaaaggAATCTGAAACAGAACGGACAAAAAACGGTGGAAAAAACTTGTCTGATGAATCCACAGATGTCACAAACGTGATGTTATCCCCTATCAACGTTTTAGGAGAAGttaaaataaatgactatgataAAAACGTTGTTACAACAACAGAACCATCGTTAGAAACGAATTCAGAACTATCCATTTTGAAACAGAACAAACCACAAGAAAATAACTTACATTTAATAAGTTCCAACGGTGACAATGATTGGCTTCAGTATGATAAGATCATAACCACGACTGAAAATGATAATTTGAAGGATGATGAGACTAAAAAGATACATTTGACTGACCTAGGTGCAACCGACCGTCCTAATGCAACCGACGACGAACTGTCATTCGAATACATTGCAAAGAATAACGAAGTTCCAAGCGAAATGGGTGAAGAGGAAACAAAAACTACAATAGCCCCTGCAGTGCACGCTGATAGTGAAAATACCGCAGATTTTAATACAAACCAACTGTCGACTAACCAAGTTTATAGTATATCTGAAAGTGAAAATCGGGCCGAAACACAGGACGTCCAATTAGAGCCTCCAAAAAACGAGGAAATGATAGAAAAAAAGCATTTGATGGAATCTCTTGACACAAAAGCTACACATGATTCTCAGACTAACGGAGAAGAACCAACAAACGAACCTTCCGATATTTCTTTTGATTATATCATTAACAGTTCATCAAAGTCTATTGAAGAACAAAATAGTACAGTTACAGAACATGTGACCTCAAAAGCAACTGTTGAACAAAGTActactacaaacgattctgattGGGTACGTGTAACAGTATCTGAAATCAATTATGCAAAAACGTTCAGCAAAATCCCGGAAGATGCCGAAACTACAACGGTCAACGAATTAGAAGATGTAATCAATCCTGGGATGTCAAACGAAGATTTTGAACCAGATTATTTGAACAATATGGATAAAACTACTACTAAAGCACCAGATCAGTTTGTACCAATGTATATTTCTCATGATTATGACAATGAAGAATTACGCGTGAAACGAGTTAACTTAGAAGCAAAAAATAACACAAATCTTCTGGTTACCAAGGAACCGACGGAAACTTCAATAACGAGCGACCGTAGTGAAACCACCACTGTTAGTGACTACATTTATAGAACAACTGAGGAATCTTTCTTAAGTAACAGTGCCGACATAACAAGTACTCCGAAAGATATAAACAAAACTGAACCCGCTCCCGTGTGGGAGGAATCCGAAAATGGCATACACTTACTTAACATAGAATCTACCGAAAATAATACGTTACGGACCATTAATCAGACACATATGAACGCAAGTACAGAACGTATACCAGACAACACAACGCCCGTAAACAATTTCAATGTTACGATATATGAAATATCAGCCCTTGACAATAACACATTCCCTACGACAAAACACATGAACTCCCATTCTTCGGAATATGATGACCATGAAACAGAAATGAACCCATTTTTACcagaaatagaaaataataaaagtctCGTCAAAAAACTACAAGAAGGGCACGATTTAGAGCCGACTAACCTTAACGACAAACAAAATGAGAACAATGATGATCATTCTATACCAACTGAACGCCAAACAGGTGCAAAAAGCAATTCTAGCGAGAAcccaaatgtaataaataattattacacaaCTATCGCACCTGAAGTAATGTTCGCCAATAGTAAAAATGAACATTTAAATACTAGTAACACTTCAGACGTTACAAATAACACCAATCTTAGCCATAAAAGTGTATTTGAGAAATCAGGGAGCCAAAACGAGGATATTCAACCCATTTCAACATTCCTAATTGATACTGAAGACTTAGGCAAGGAACGCACTACGGTTTCTAATCCTATcatggtaaaaaatattttagaaaatgatGCGTCTAATCCAGCATCTGCAGATGTAACACAAACATTAagcagaaaaaaatatacagatGACAGCACTAACATGGAATTATTAAGTGTTCTTCCTCTTCATAATGAAACTAAAGTGCCTGAGAAAAACTTTAAAAGTGAAAATATACTGGAACTTAATGACATAAGGACATTAGATTTAACCAAATAG